The Vibrio sp. 16 genome segment GAGGACATTTTCCCTGTATTCCGCGAGCTGTTCCAAAAAGAGACCGCTTAGGGGGCAATATGACTACCAAGACAAAAAAGCCAACAAAAAGCAAAGCGCTGCCTGACGGCCCAGATTGGACGTTTGAATTACTTGACCGCTACCACAAAGAGATAAAACGCGTTGCGGATCATTACAGGCTTGACGCATACCCTAACCAAATTGAAGTCATCACTTCTGAACAAATGATGGATGCGTACTCAAGTATTGGTATGCCAATCAACTACAATCATTGGTCATTTGGTAAGAAGTTCATTCAAACCGAGCAAGGCTACAAACATGGTCAGATGGGTCTTGCGTATGAGATCGTCATTAATTCCAATCCTTGTATTGCCTACCTGATGGAAGAAAACACCGTGACCATGCAAGCGCTTGTCATGGCGCACGCTTGCTACGGCCACAATTCATTCTTCAAAGGCAATTACCTTTTCCAAACTTGGACTGATGCCAGCTCAATTATTGATTACCTACTGTTCGCCAAAAAGTACATTGCTGAGTGTGAGCAAAAATATGGAGAGAAAGAGGTCGAAGAGTTACTCGATTCTTGCCATGCGCTGATGAATTTTGGTGTCGATCGGTACAAACGACCTGAAAAAATCTCAATCGCAGAGGAGAAATCTCGACAAGAAGAACGCGAGGCGTATTTGCAATCTCAAGTGAATGATCTTTGGCGCACGGTACCAAAGTCGACGATCGAGCAAGAAGATCAAAAGGTTCGTTTCCCAAGTGAGCCTCAAGAGAACATTCTCTACTTTATCGAAAAACATGCGCCACTGCTTGAATCTTGGCAGCGCGAGATTGTGCGTATTGTGCGCAAGATAAGCCAGTATTTCTATCCACAAAAACAAACTCAGGTGATGAACGAAGGTTGGGCGACGTTTTGGCACTACACCATCCTCAATCATCTCTATGACGAAGGATTAGTGACAGATAGGTTTATCTTAGAGTTTCTTCACAGCCATACCGGTGTGGTTGCTCAGCCTCCATACAATAGCCCGTACTTCAGTGGTATTAACCCTTATGCTTTGGGCTTCGCTATGTTTAGGGATATTAGACGAATTTGTGAAGAGCCAACCGATGAAGATAGAGAGTGGTTCCCTGAATTAGCTGGGACAGACTGGTTAGATGCTGTTCACTTTGCAATGCAAAACTTCAAAGATGAGAGCTTCATTAGTCAATATCTGTCTCCGAAGCTGATGCGAGATTTTAAGCTGTTTGCCATCGTCGATGATGATCGCAAGAACTATATCGAGGTCGCTGCGATTCATAACGACTCGGGCTACCGCGCGATCCGCGAGAAACTCGCCGCTCAGTACAACCTGAGCAATCTAGAACCAAATATCCAAGTGTTTAACGTTGATGTGCGAGGCGACCGCTCCTTAACGCTCCAATATGTACCACACGATCGCATTCCTCTAGATGAGAGCTACGATGAAGTGCTCAAACACCTGTATCGGCTATGGGGCTTTGACATTATTTTGGAAGAGGTAAAAGAGACCGGGCGACGAGAAATTCTCAGCACTTGTCCTAAACGTAATGATTACGACGCGAAGATTTAATCAATCTCCATGACTAAAGGCCGGCGACGGCCTTTTTTATTGGCTGGAAAGTACACCTTCGATAAAGGCCGATTTTTTCTCTCGATAAGCGTTTACTTCCAAGCCTTCACACTCGCGTTTTAAAGAATTGTATTCAGCTACCAATGAAGGATTTTCTCTCAATTTGTCTCGAAAGGTTAGAA includes the following:
- a CDS encoding SpoVR family protein — its product is MTTKTKKPTKSKALPDGPDWTFELLDRYHKEIKRVADHYRLDAYPNQIEVITSEQMMDAYSSIGMPINYNHWSFGKKFIQTEQGYKHGQMGLAYEIVINSNPCIAYLMEENTVTMQALVMAHACYGHNSFFKGNYLFQTWTDASSIIDYLLFAKKYIAECEQKYGEKEVEELLDSCHALMNFGVDRYKRPEKISIAEEKSRQEEREAYLQSQVNDLWRTVPKSTIEQEDQKVRFPSEPQENILYFIEKHAPLLESWQREIVRIVRKISQYFYPQKQTQVMNEGWATFWHYTILNHLYDEGLVTDRFILEFLHSHTGVVAQPPYNSPYFSGINPYALGFAMFRDIRRICEEPTDEDREWFPELAGTDWLDAVHFAMQNFKDESFISQYLSPKLMRDFKLFAIVDDDRKNYIEVAAIHNDSGYRAIREKLAAQYNLSNLEPNIQVFNVDVRGDRSLTLQYVPHDRIPLDESYDEVLKHLYRLWGFDIILEEVKETGRREILSTCPKRNDYDAKI